In one Lycium barbarum isolate Lr01 chromosome 7, ASM1917538v2, whole genome shotgun sequence genomic region, the following are encoded:
- the LOC132603086 gene encoding uncharacterized methyltransferase At2g41040, chloroplastic-like: protein MATSPSLSLNHHRSSIPTTQNGVSWNSRICVPKRFYSSGYTSRIKASSVVAVEPELRTPVQDATEAELFACPICYEPLMRKGPSGFNVPAIYRSGFYCDKCNKSYSSKNTYLDLTITSGTKEYSESKPIRTEIFRSPVVSFLYERGWRQSFNRIGFPGPDEEFNMAQEYFKAAEGGILVDVSCGSGLFSRKFAKSGAYSRVVALDFSENMLRQCYDFIKTDESISSSNLALVRADVSRLPFFSGSVDAVHAGAALHCWPSPSNAIAEINRILRSGGVFVGTTFLRVNPTAPTILRALLQSAGQSSPTYNFFTEEEIEDLVTSCGLVYTSKVLGSFIMFSAQKRSLAGLKRVTFPVLICYSLRCAMYLNL, encoded by the exons ATGGCCACTTCTCCTTCACTTTCTTTAAATCATCATCGTTCTTCAATTCCAACAACACAAAATGGGGTTTCTTGGAATTCAAGAATTTGTGTTCCTAAACGGTTTTACTCAAGTGGGTATACTTCAAGAATCAAAGCTAGCTCTGTTGTTGCTGTTGAACCG GAATTGAGAACTCCAGTTCAGGATGCCACAGAAGCTGAATTGTTTGCTTGCCCAATTTGTTATGAACCACTTATGAGAAAAGGTCCTTCAGGCTTTAACGT ACCTGCAATCTACAGATCGGGCTTCTATTGCGATAAGTGTAACAAGTCATATTCAAGCAAAAATACCTACCTTGATCTCACTATTACTTCCGGAACAAAAGAATACAGTGAATCTAAGCCAATTCGGACTGAGATATTCAG GAGTCCAGTTGTTTCATTCTTGTATGAGAGAGGCTGGCGTCAAAGTTTTAACCGAATTGGTTTTCCTGGTCCTGATGAAGAG TTCAATATGGCTCAAGAGTACTTTAAAGCGGCTGAAGGTGGAATTCTTGTAGATGTTAGCTGTGGTAGCGGATTGTTTTCCAGGAAATTTGCCAAATCTGGGGCCTACTCGAGAGTCGTTGCACTTGACTTTTCTGAAAACATGCTTCGCCAGTGTTATGATTTCATCAAGACTGATGAAAGTATCTCAAGCTC CAATCTAGCTCTTGTAAGGGCAGATGTTTCCAGATTACCTTTCTTTTCTGGATCAGTTGATGCTGTACACGCAGGTGCTGCCTTGCATTGCtggccatctccgtctaatgca ATTGCTGAAATTAACCGGATTTTGCGTAGCGGGGGTGTGTTTGTTGGTACTACATTTCTTCGAGTTAATCCTACTGCTCCTACGATATTGAGGGCTTTGCTGCAG AGTGCTGGACAATCCAGTCCAACTTACAACTTTTTTACTGAAGAGGAGATTGAAGACTTGGTGACAAGCTGCGGTCTTGTATATACCAGTAAAGTTCTGGGCTCTTTTATCATGTTTTCCGCACAAAAACGATCTTTGGCTGGTTTAAAGCGTGTTACTTTCCCTGTTTTAATATGTTACTCACTTCGATGTGCAATGTATCTCAACCTGTAG
- the LOC132603087 gene encoding uncharacterized methyltransferase At2g41040, chloroplastic-like, with amino-acid sequence MATSPSLSLNHHRSSIPTTQNGVSWNSRISVPKRCYSSGLTSRIKASSVVAVEQELRTPAQDTKEAELFACPICYEPLMRKGPSGFNVPTIYRSGFKCDKCNKSYSSKNIYLDLTVTSGTKEYRESKPTRTELFRSPVVSFLYERGWRQSFNQGGFPGPDEEFNMAQEYFKVAEGGVLVDVSCGSGLFSRKFAKSRAYSRVIALDFSENMLRQCYDFVKTDESILSSNLALVRADVSRLPFFSGSVDAVHAGAALHCWPSPSNAIAEINRILRSGGVFVGTTFLRVNPTAPTILKALLQGAGQSSLTYNFFTEEEIEDLVTTCGLVNYTSKVQGSFIMFSAQKC; translated from the exons ATGGCCACTTCTCCTTCACTTTCTTTAAATCATCATCGTTCTTCAATTCCAACAACACAAAATGGGGTTTCTTGGAATTCAAGAATTAGTGTTCCTAAACGGTGTTACTCAAGTGGATTGACTTCAAGAATCAAAGCTAGCTCTGTTGTTGCTGTTGAACAG GAATTGAGAACTCCAGCTCAGGATACTAAAGAAGCTGAATTGTTTGCTTGCCCAATTTGTTATGAACCACTTATGAGAAAAGGCCCTTCAGGATTTAACGT ACCAACAATCTACAGATCGGGCTTCAAATGTGATAAATGTAATAAGTCATATTCAAGCAAAAATATCTACCTTGATCTCACTGTGACTTCCGGAACAAAAGAATATAGAGAATCTAAGCCAACTCGGACTGAGCTATTCAG GAGTCCAGTTGTTTCATTCCTGTATGAGAGAGGCTGGCGTCAAAGTTTTAACCAAGGTGGTTTTCCTGGTCCTGATGAAGAG TTTAATATGGCTCAAGAGTACTTTAAAGTGGCTGAAGGTGGAGTTCTTGTAGATGTTAGCTGTGGCAGCGGATTGTTTTCCAGGAAATTTGCCAAATCTAGGGCCTATTCAAGAGTCATTGCACTTGACTTTTCTGAAAACATGCTTCGCCAGTGTTATGATTTCGTCAAGACTGATGAAAGTATCTTAAGCTC CAATCTAGCTCTTGTAAGGGCAGATGTTTCCAGATTACCCTTCTTTTCAGGATCAGTCGATGCTGTACACGCAGGTGCTGCCTTGCATTGCTGGCCATCTCCATCCAATGCA ATTGCTGAAATTAACCGGATTTTGCGTAGTGGGGGTGTGTTTGTTGGTACTACATTTCTTCGAGTTAATCCTACAGCTCCTACGATATTGAAGGCTTTGCTGCAG GGTGCTGGACAATCCAGTCTAACTTACAACTTTTTTACTGAAGAGGAGATTGAAGACTTGGTGACAACCTGCGGTCTTGTCAACTATACCAGTAAAGTTCAGGGCTCTTTTATCATGTTTTCCGCACAAAAATGCTGA
- the LOC132602115 gene encoding protein RGF1 INDUCIBLE TRANSCRIPTION FACTOR 1-like yields MGIPKPAWLEALFREKFFAPCSIHESAKKNEKNICCLDCCISICPHCVMAHRFHRLIQIRRYVYHDVVRLEDLEKLIDCSNVQAYTINSAKVIFIKKRPQNRQFKGSGNYCTSCDRSLQEPFIHCSLGCKVDFVLKHYQDVFPFLRRCTTLQLSPDFFIPQDMADDETAHSTIVDSDGPWGSSMSGSSGSENNMMSVFPCTEFVRKKRSGLYVCGRTLNSYKNITDEDIATSMSRRKGIPHRSPLC; encoded by the exons ATG GGAATTCCGAAGCCAGCATGGTTGGAAGCTCTCTTCAGAGAGAAATTCTTTGCCCCGTGCTCAATTCACGAGAGTGCAAAGAAGAACGAGAAGAATATTTGTTGTTTGGATTGTTGCATAAGTATTTGCCCTCACTGTGTGATGGCTCATCGTTTCCACAGATTGATTCAAATTCGACGTTATGTCTACCATGATGTTGTTCGACTTGAAGACCTAGAGAAACTCATAGATTGCTCAAATGTTCAG GCCTACACAATAAACAGTGCTAAGGTGATTTTCATCAAGAAAAGACCTCAAAACAGGCAATTCAAAGGATCTGGAAACTATTGCACTTCTTGTGATAGAAGCCTTCAAGAACCTTTTATCCATTGCTCTCTAGGGTGCAAG GTGGATTTTGTACTAAAGCACTACCAAGACGTTTTTCCATTCCTAAGGAGATGCACAACTTTACAACTTAGCCCAGACTTCTTTATCCCTCAGGACATGGCCGACGATGAGACGGCCCACTCAACGATCGTGGACAGTGACGGGCCATGGGGCTCATCGATGTCCGGCTCGTCGGGATCGGAGAACAACATGATGAGTGTTTTCCCATGCACTGAGTTTGTGAGGAAGAAGAGAAGTGGATTATACGTGTGTGGAAGAACACTCAATAGCTATAAGAACATAACGGATGAGGACATCGCTACTAGCATGAGTAGAAGAAAAGGCATTCCTCATAGGTCTCCTTTGTGTTAG